From the Spiroplasma chrysopicola DF-1 genome, one window contains:
- a CDS encoding ABC transporter ATP-binding protein — protein sequence MMKALFKKKVNNINPNPTLAIEIKNFTKKFKKFTAVDNINISVKKGKIHGFIGPNGSGKTTTIKSLIGAIIATNGEFYINGLVATSVDAKKAIGYIPENARFPKHLKSLEYLAEMGYLRGIPYKEAKTKARKILVSLNLIKFKSKNPNTFSSGMKKKILLAQALMADPEVLILDEPAANLDPTARQELFNDLIKLRDQGKTILICSHILSELQDIADEITILNYGKIVYYGEVINASHNYFEFTVMEPEMLTKLGQEIKKLGYEIIHQFADSYVIKLNDTKNEIKRIAFAAFEQKIILIGIQPYFTNITKIYDDVVFSNNKNFGQASALVS from the coding sequence ATGATGAAAGCGTTATTTAAAAAAAAGGTTAATAATATTAACCCTAATCCAACATTAGCAATTGAAATTAAAAATTTTACCAAAAAATTTAAAAAATTTACAGCAGTTGATAACATTAATATTAGCGTTAAAAAAGGGAAAATTCATGGGTTTATTGGTCCTAATGGTAGTGGTAAAACAACAACAATTAAATCTTTAATTGGAGCTATTATTGCAACAAATGGCGAATTTTATATCAATGGTTTAGTGGCAACTTCTGTTGATGCCAAAAAAGCAATTGGTTATATTCCTGAAAATGCCCGTTTTCCTAAGCATTTAAAATCTTTAGAGTATTTAGCTGAAATGGGATATTTACGGGGAATTCCTTATAAAGAGGCCAAAACAAAGGCCCGCAAAATTTTAGTTAGTCTAAATTTAATTAAGTTTAAATCAAAAAATCCTAATACTTTTTCATCAGGGATGAAAAAGAAAATTTTGTTAGCGCAAGCTTTAATGGCTGATCCGGAAGTTTTGATTTTAGATGAGCCAGCTGCTAATTTAGATCCAACGGCCCGCCAAGAATTATTTAATGATTTAATCAAATTACGTGATCAGGGTAAAACAATCTTAATTTGTTCGCATATTTTATCTGAGCTACAAGATATTGCTGATGAAATTACAATTTTAAATTATGGGAAAATCGTATATTATGGCGAAGTTATTAATGCTTCACATAATTACTTTGAATTCACAGTAATGGAGCCAGAAATGTTAACAAAATTGGGACAAGAAATTAAAAAATTGGGTTATGAAATTATTCATCAATTTGCTGATTCTTATGTTATTAAATTAAATGATACTAAAAATGAAATTAAACGAATTGCTTTTGCCGCTTTTGAACAAAAAATTATTTTAATTGGAATTCAACCATACTTTACTAATATTACAAAAATTTATGATGATGTTGTTTTTTCAAATAATAAGAACTTTGGTCAGGCATCAGCCTTAGTTTCATAA
- a CDS encoding GNAT family N-acetyltransferase, translating to MRRKKYRLNYKVKRMFKFKGAVEATQLAQNFVRYITNPFIDQTLKNELIDHENEIYMSDIISDEGAKYTIAISTQLDYQEDAERVKELVQDYVDNDLDFIWYTIGDKIDIQENQFFESIGLVQNDNLIGMIMDVKKWKKQQKKVEDQTIKFRRVNNKKRLNDFSSILKAALGPKSWDYLFYKTLLKLNKDDDIAEIDLLYKNDQPAVTGNIYFEKDLVIIDDIATHPDFRHQGLAKKMINHLLHRAVSHGYDLVGLIATPQGYNLYRKMGFRPIKLYLTEYVTKTSKSNLEQIATKISKGKLKKLQVVKKDSLLAMVNDLVCENCQEKIEDPQYITTLTNLPNFSINNYHKKCYHFSAKERWVVISEQ from the coding sequence ATGAGGCGGAAAAAATACCGGTTAAATTACAAAGTTAAACGGATGTTTAAATTTAAAGGGGCAGTTGAAGCAACACAATTGGCCCAAAATTTTGTGCGATATATAACTAATCCATTTATTGATCAAACTTTAAAAAATGAGTTAATTGACCATGAAAATGAAATCTATATGTCCGATATTATTAGTGACGAAGGGGCAAAATATACAATTGCAATTAGTACCCAGTTAGATTATCAAGAAGATGCCGAACGGGTTAAAGAATTAGTCCAAGATTATGTTGATAATGACCTTGATTTTATTTGATATACAATTGGGGATAAAATTGATATTCAAGAAAATCAGTTTTTTGAATCAATTGGGTTAGTTCAAAATGACAACTTAATTGGAATGATTATGGATGTTAAAAAATGAAAAAAACAACAAAAAAAAGTTGAAGACCAGACAATTAAGTTTCGTCGCGTTAATAATAAAAAACGATTAAATGACTTTAGTAGTATTCTTAAAGCTGCTTTGGGGCCAAAAAGTTGAGATTATTTATTTTATAAAACCCTATTAAAATTAAATAAAGATGATGATATTGCCGAAATTGATTTGCTATATAAAAATGACCAGCCAGCAGTAACAGGAAACATTTATTTTGAAAAAGATCTTGTTATTATTGATGATATTGCTACCCACCCTGATTTTCGTCACCAAGGGCTAGCTAAAAAAATGATTAATCATCTCTTACATCGCGCTGTTTCACATGGTTATGACTTGGTTGGTTTAATTGCAACTCCCCAAGGTTATAATCTTTACCGAAAAATGGGCTTTCGGCCAATCAAACTTTATTTAACAGAGTATGTTACGAAAACTAGCAAAAGTAACCTTGAACAAATTGCGACAAAAATTAGCAAAGGAAAACTTAAAAAATTACAAGTTGTTAAAAAAGATAGTTTACTAGCAATGGTCAATGATTTGGTTTGTGAAAACTGCCAAGAAAAAATTGAAGATCCCCAGTACATTACCACTTTAACAAACTTGCCTAACTTTAGTATTAATAATTATCATAAAAAATGTTATCACTTTTCAGCGAAAGAACGTTGAGTTGTTATTAGTGAACAATAA
- a CDS encoding ribosomal-processing cysteine protease Prp produces the protein MIKINFIKTENKIKKVEITGHALQAESGKDLVCAAVTAISTGTLNAIDQIKEHSCNFTIDDGLIVIEVFSDDDILQIILQTMYYQLLTIYQQYQTYIQLKEVEQ, from the coding sequence ATGATAAAGATTAATTTTATAAAAACTGAAAATAAAATTAAAAAAGTCGAAATTACGGGCCATGCGTTACAAGCAGAATCAGGAAAAGATCTTGTTTGTGCCGCTGTTACAGCAATTTCAACAGGAACTTTAAATGCAATTGATCAAATCAAAGAACATAGTTGTAATTTTACAATTGATGATGGGTTAATTGTGATTGAAGTATTTAGCGATGATGATATCTTGCAGATAATCTTACAAACAATGTATTATCAATTGTTAACGATATATCAACAATATCAAACGTATATCCAACTAAAGGAGGTCGAACAATAA
- a CDS encoding MATE family efflux transporter, protein MTTVLTKREQTLRYEKPWKTILIFCLPTVFLMIVQGLYNILDKSLAQVFAAPDAIHNQYYIDMYNELKGTLVNEIPLADMRSFINVATQYASQTYNLLWAFSVMFGMGCAMNFSIAFGKRDTHKMQELSGNAFAVTTLFSILISFIIFSIVYPGWGAVFITSQMGSHFNPITQALCWNYTIPMLLATPMMFLSYYFISLIRSEGRMKWVMAMVVSSLAINAGVAIFFMRVVHLEMAGAMLGTVFSWIVQVIWGFFIVFKTKDSYAKFTWANLVNIKLNNIWQFMRAGFPNFIINGAIVITSYVSTMLVVQLPNQDFNDGVSVLQELYSSMVPWMTLILSAGIGMTQGSRTILAYNFGAEKYQRIWQILKRVSIIIIAWFVLMLIVIISFGQQMMELFAFPHEYAVQYRWWIVINFATYPFCGFTYIALTLFQGINRSFLATLTSSLRTVIVILPLIGIGYAVSVKTGNPIFFYIFIGLTDLCSAAIIIPILAYFWFKYQTKLVDKPDNYEHDQISESHHLKKTKKNLANPKE, encoded by the coding sequence GTGACAACAGTTTTAACAAAACGTGAACAAACATTACGTTATGAGAAACCTTGAAAAACCATTTTAATTTTTTGTTTGCCAACCGTTTTTTTAATGATTGTGCAAGGGCTATACAATATTTTAGATAAAAGTTTAGCGCAAGTCTTTGCCGCCCCAGATGCGATTCATAATCAATATTATATTGATATGTATAATGAACTAAAGGGCACATTGGTAAATGAAATTCCTTTAGCTGATATGCGCTCATTTATTAATGTTGCAACACAATATGCTTCACAAACATATAATTTACTGTGAGCATTTAGTGTTATGTTTGGGATGGGTTGTGCAATGAATTTTTCAATTGCTTTTGGGAAACGAGATACCCATAAAATGCAGGAGTTATCAGGAAATGCTTTTGCGGTAACAACTTTATTTTCAATTTTAATTTCCTTTATTATTTTTAGTATTGTTTATCCTGGATGAGGAGCAGTTTTTATTACTTCACAAATGGGATCACACTTTAATCCAATTACGCAAGCATTATGTTGAAACTATACAATACCAATGTTATTAGCAACACCAATGATGTTTTTAAGTTATTACTTTATTTCATTAATTCGTAGTGAAGGTCGGATGAAATGAGTAATGGCAATGGTTGTTAGTTCATTAGCAATTAATGCAGGAGTCGCAATTTTCTTTATGCGCGTTGTTCATTTAGAGATGGCTGGAGCAATGCTAGGAACAGTTTTTTCATGAATTGTGCAAGTAATTTGAGGATTTTTCATTGTCTTTAAAACAAAAGATAGTTATGCAAAATTTACCTGAGCTAATTTAGTTAATATTAAATTAAATAATATTTGGCAATTTATGCGGGCAGGATTCCCAAACTTTATTATTAATGGGGCAATTGTTATTACTTCTTATGTTTCAACAATGTTAGTTGTTCAGTTACCAAATCAAGATTTTAATGATGGAGTTTCGGTGCTACAAGAATTGTATTCATCAATGGTACCGTGAATGACGTTGATTTTATCCGCTGGAATTGGAATGACCCAAGGGTCCCGCACAATTTTAGCTTATAATTTTGGGGCGGAAAAATACCAACGGATTTGACAAATTTTAAAACGGGTGAGCATTATTATTATTGCCTGATTTGTTTTAATGTTAATTGTCATCATTTCATTTGGTCAACAAATGATGGAATTATTTGCCTTTCCCCATGAGTATGCCGTGCAATATCGTTGATGAATTGTTATTAACTTTGCAACATATCCATTTTGTGGGTTTACCTATATTGCATTAACCCTGTTCCAAGGAATTAATCGTTCATTCTTAGCGACCCTTACAAGTAGTTTACGAACAGTGATTGTTATTTTACCATTAATTGGAATTGGTTATGCTGTTAGTGTTAAAACTGGTAATCCAATCTTTTTCTATATTTTTATTGGTTTAACTGATCTTTGTTCGGCCGCCATTATTATTCCAATTTTAGCCTACTTTTGGTTTAAATATCAAACAAAACTGGTTGATAAACCAGATAATTATGAGCATGACCAAATTTCTGAGTCACACCATCTTAAAAAAACAAAGAAAAACTTGGCTAACCCGAAAGAATAG
- the rpmA gene encoding 50S ribosomal protein L27 — MKFLLGLQLFASKKGVGSTKNGRDSHSKRLGAKRADGQAIHAGSIIYRQRGTKVHPGVNVGRGGDDTLFALIDGVVKFEKFGKNKTKASVYPKN; from the coding sequence ATGAAATTTTTATTAGGATTGCAATTATTTGCTTCTAAAAAAGGAGTTGGGTCAACTAAAAATGGTCGTGACTCACATTCAAAACGTTTAGGAGCAAAAAGAGCAGATGGTCAAGCAATTCATGCTGGCTCAATTATTTACCGTCAACGTGGAACAAAAGTTCACCCAGGGGTAAATGTTGGACGTGGTGGAGATGACACATTATTTGCTTTAATTGATGGGGTTGTTAAATTTGAAAAATTTGGAAAAAATAAAACAAAAGCATCAGTATATCCAAAAAACTAA